Proteins encoded within one genomic window of Streptomyces taklimakanensis:
- a CDS encoding cystathionine gamma-synthase, with amino-acid sequence MSHQHAAQNAAQHFETLAIHAGQEPDAATGAVVPPIHQVSTFKQDGVGGLRGGYEYSRSANPTRTALEENLAALEGGRRGLAFASGLAAEDCLLRTVLTPGDHVVVPNDAYGGTFRLFAKVAERWGVEWSVADSSDPAAVRAALRPRTKVVWVETPSNPLLGITDIAAVAEVARTAGARLVVDNTFASPYLQQPLALGADVVVHSTTKYMGGHSDVVGGALVTSDAALGEELAFHQNAMGAIAGPFDSWLVMRGVKTLAVRMDRHCANAARIAELLASHPKVTRVYYPGLESHPGHEVAAKQMRGFGGMVSFRVAGGEEAAVEVCDRARLFILGESLGGVESLIEHPGRMTHASAAGSALEVPSDLVRLSVGIEAVDDLAEDLTQALG; translated from the coding sequence ATGAGCCACCAGCACGCAGCCCAGAACGCGGCACAGCACTTCGAGACCCTCGCCATCCACGCCGGGCAGGAACCCGACGCCGCGACCGGAGCGGTGGTGCCGCCGATCCACCAGGTGTCCACCTTCAAGCAGGACGGGGTGGGGGGTCTGCGCGGCGGCTACGAGTACAGCCGCAGCGCCAACCCGACGCGCACCGCGCTGGAGGAGAACCTCGCCGCGCTGGAGGGCGGGCGCCGCGGACTGGCCTTCGCCTCCGGGCTGGCCGCCGAGGACTGCCTGCTGCGGACGGTGCTGACGCCCGGTGACCACGTCGTCGTCCCGAACGACGCCTACGGCGGCACCTTCCGCCTCTTCGCGAAGGTGGCCGAGCGGTGGGGCGTGGAGTGGTCGGTCGCCGACTCCTCCGACCCGGCCGCCGTGCGCGCCGCGCTGCGGCCCCGCACCAAGGTCGTGTGGGTGGAGACCCCGTCCAACCCGCTGCTGGGCATCACCGACATCGCCGCCGTCGCCGAGGTGGCCCGAACGGCGGGCGCCCGACTGGTGGTCGACAACACCTTCGCCAGCCCCTACCTCCAGCAGCCGCTGGCGCTCGGCGCGGACGTCGTCGTGCACTCCACCACCAAGTACATGGGCGGCCACTCCGACGTGGTGGGCGGCGCGCTGGTCACCTCCGACGCCGCCCTGGGCGAGGAACTGGCCTTCCACCAGAACGCCATGGGCGCCATCGCCGGGCCGTTCGACTCCTGGCTGGTGATGCGCGGCGTCAAGACGCTGGCGGTGCGGATGGACCGGCACTGCGCCAACGCCGCCCGGATCGCCGAGCTGCTGGCCTCCCACCCGAAGGTCACCCGGGTGTACTACCCGGGGCTGGAGTCCCACCCCGGGCACGAGGTGGCGGCCAAGCAGATGCGCGGCTTCGGCGGCATGGTCTCCTTCCGGGTCGCCGGGGGCGAGGAGGCCGCGGTCGAGGTCTGCGACCGGGCGAGGCTGTTCATCCTCGGCGAGTCGCTGGGCGGTGTGGAGTCCCTGATCGAGCACCCGGGCCGGATGACCCACGCCTCGGCGGCCGGTTCGGCGCTGGAGGTGCCCTCGGACCTGGTGCGGCTGTCGGTCGGCATCGAGGCGGTCGACGACCTCGCGGAGGACCTCACGCAGGCCCTGGGCTGA
- the secD gene encoding protein translocase subunit SecD translates to MKRANLVRALLALAVVAVSVYLTVTTSPRLGLDLRGGTQIVLETRDSPTTQADREATDRTLEVLRRRVDALGVAEPNITRSGDNRIIVELPGLQDPREAADVLGRTAQLTFHPVLGIAGAEEQREQQEQEREEGEKPQDEERVLPDGSGQRLRLGPAELTGDGVEDAEAAFDQQTGGGWYVTVDLRGRGKDAWAELTGQAACSPAGDPKRRVAIVLDDEIISSPQVDPSVACDVGITGGSTQITGGFTQEEAEELALLIDGGALPVPVEIIEQRTVGPTLGEEAIEASAWAAVIGTALTALFIIVVYRLLGALATVALTCYGLISYAALIALGATLTLPGLAGFVLAIGMAVDANVLVFERAREEYAARRGRSERRLRIAVTEGFRNAFSAIADSNVTTLLAAGLLFFFASGPVRGFGVTLSIGVLASMISALVVTRVLVEFAASRRAVREHPGVTGVSREGRVREWLARRRPDLMRHARRWLAVSAAAVVLAGSGIAARGLDFGVEFTGGRLIEYSTARPVDPEEARSALADAGFPRAVVQSSGGDDISVRVDELSNAEAAEVAETVEELGGETEKVRDELIGPSLGDELRRNALIALGIALAAQMLYLAVRFRWTFGAAAVVAMAHDVLILVGVFAWLGKPIDGVFLAALLTVIGYSVNDSVVVFDRVRELWGANRKTPFPAVANTAIVQTVPRTVNTGMGALFILVALAVLGGDSLTDFALALLIGITVGTWSSMFTATPVAIELEARSSAPPPRPAASRSRAAAASRSGRDRGGRHGDSGAQV, encoded by the coding sequence TTGAAACGCGCCAACCTGGTGCGGGCGCTCCTCGCCCTCGCCGTCGTCGCCGTCTCCGTGTACCTGACGGTGACCACCTCGCCCAGACTCGGTCTCGACCTGCGCGGCGGCACCCAGATCGTGCTGGAGACCCGCGACTCGCCCACCACGCAGGCCGACCGCGAGGCCACCGACCGCACCCTGGAAGTGCTGCGCCGCCGTGTCGACGCGCTCGGCGTCGCGGAACCCAACATCACCCGTTCCGGTGACAACCGGATCATCGTCGAACTCCCCGGTCTCCAGGACCCGCGCGAGGCCGCCGACGTGCTCGGCCGTACCGCGCAGCTCACCTTCCACCCCGTCCTCGGCATCGCGGGGGCCGAGGAACAGCGGGAACAGCAGGAGCAGGAGCGGGAGGAGGGGGAGAAGCCACAGGACGAGGAACGCGTGCTGCCCGACGGCTCCGGGCAGCGGCTGCGGCTGGGCCCGGCCGAGCTGACCGGGGACGGGGTCGAGGACGCCGAGGCCGCCTTCGACCAACAGACCGGCGGCGGCTGGTACGTCACCGTCGACCTGCGCGGCCGGGGCAAGGACGCCTGGGCCGAGCTGACCGGTCAGGCCGCCTGTTCGCCGGCGGGCGATCCGAAGCGGCGGGTCGCGATCGTCCTGGACGACGAGATCATCTCCTCACCGCAGGTCGATCCCTCGGTCGCCTGCGACGTCGGCATCACCGGCGGGTCCACGCAGATCACCGGCGGCTTCACCCAGGAGGAGGCCGAGGAACTGGCCCTGCTCATCGACGGCGGTGCCCTGCCGGTACCGGTGGAGATCATCGAACAGCGGACCGTCGGCCCCACCCTGGGCGAGGAGGCCATCGAGGCCAGCGCCTGGGCCGCCGTCATCGGCACGGCGCTGACCGCGCTGTTCATCATCGTCGTCTACCGGCTCCTGGGCGCCCTCGCCACCGTGGCCCTGACCTGCTACGGGCTGATCTCCTACGCCGCGCTGATCGCGCTGGGCGCCACCCTCACCCTGCCGGGGCTGGCCGGTTTCGTGCTGGCGATCGGCATGGCCGTGGACGCCAACGTGCTGGTCTTCGAACGGGCCCGGGAGGAGTACGCCGCCCGCCGCGGCAGGAGCGAGCGGAGGTTGCGCATCGCCGTGACCGAGGGCTTCCGCAATGCCTTCAGCGCCATCGCCGACTCCAACGTCACCACGCTGCTCGCCGCCGGTCTGCTGTTCTTCTTCGCCTCCGGACCGGTGCGCGGGTTCGGTGTGACGCTCTCCATCGGTGTGCTGGCCTCGATGATCAGTGCCCTGGTCGTCACCCGGGTGCTGGTGGAGTTCGCCGCCTCCCGGCGCGCGGTCCGCGAACACCCCGGGGTCACCGGGGTCTCCCGCGAGGGCCGGGTGCGGGAGTGGCTCGCCCGGCGGCGGCCGGACCTGATGCGCCACGCACGGCGCTGGCTGGCCGTCTCCGCCGCCGCCGTCGTACTGGCCGGCTCGGGCATCGCGGCGAGGGGCCTGGACTTCGGGGTGGAGTTCACCGGCGGACGACTGATCGAGTACTCCACGGCCCGGCCCGTCGATCCGGAGGAGGCCCGCTCCGCGCTGGCCGACGCCGGCTTCCCCCGCGCCGTCGTCCAGTCCTCCGGCGGCGACGACATCTCGGTCCGCGTCGACGAGCTGTCCAACGCCGAGGCGGCCGAGGTGGCCGAGACCGTCGAGGAACTCGGTGGGGAGACGGAGAAGGTCCGCGACGAGCTGATCGGCCCCAGCCTCGGCGACGAGCTGCGCCGGAACGCGCTGATCGCCCTCGGCATCGCCCTGGCCGCCCAGATGCTCTACCTGGCCGTCCGCTTCCGGTGGACGTTCGGCGCGGCGGCGGTCGTGGCGATGGCCCACGACGTGCTGATCCTCGTCGGCGTCTTCGCCTGGCTGGGCAAGCCGATCGACGGGGTGTTCCTGGCCGCGCTGCTCACCGTGATCGGCTACTCGGTCAACGACTCGGTGGTGGTCTTCGACCGGGTGAGGGAGCTGTGGGGAGCCAACCGGAAGACACCCTTCCCGGCCGTGGCCAACACCGCGATCGTCCAGACCGTGCCGCGCACCGTGAACACCGGCATGGGGGCGCTGTTCATCCTGGTCGCGCTCGCCGTCCTCGGCGGCGACAGCCTGACCGACTTCGCCCTGGCGCTGTTGATCGGCATCACCGTGGGCACCTGGTCCTCGATGTTCACCGCGACGCCCGTCGCCATCGAGCTGGAGGCCCGCAGCAGCGCGCCGCCGCCCCGCCCCGCCGCGTCGAGGTCCCGGGCGGCCGCCGCGTCCCGCTCCGGCCGCGACCGCGGCGGACGGCACGGGGACAGCGGCGCCCAGGTGTGA
- the mca gene encoding mycothiol conjugate amidase Mca → MTEQLRLMAVHAHPDDESSKGAATMAKYVSEGVDVLVVTCTGGERGSILNPRLQGDPYIEEHIHEVRAKEMAEARQILGVRQEWLGFVDSGLPEGDPLPPLPEGCFALQDVDEAAERLVRLIRSFRPQVITTYDENGGYPHPDHIMTHKITMVAFDAAGDPERYPDAGEPWQPLKLYYNQGFNRPRTLALHEAMLERGLESPYGEWLKRWEEFQRPDRTLTTYVPCADFFEVRDKALIAHATQIDPDGGWFKVPMEVQKEVWPTEEYELAKSLVETSVPEDDLFAGIRDN, encoded by the coding sequence TTGACTGAACAGCTCAGACTGATGGCCGTGCACGCGCACCCCGACGACGAGTCGAGCAAGGGCGCGGCGACCATGGCGAAGTACGTGTCCGAGGGGGTGGACGTGCTGGTCGTGACCTGCACGGGCGGAGAGCGCGGTTCCATCCTCAACCCCAGGCTCCAGGGCGACCCCTACATCGAGGAGCACATCCACGAGGTGCGGGCCAAGGAGATGGCGGAGGCCCGCCAGATCCTGGGCGTGCGGCAGGAGTGGCTGGGCTTCGTCGACTCCGGTCTGCCCGAGGGCGACCCGCTGCCGCCGCTGCCGGAGGGCTGCTTCGCCCTCCAGGACGTGGACGAGGCCGCCGAGCGCCTGGTGCGGCTGATCCGCTCCTTCCGGCCGCAGGTGATCACCACCTACGACGAGAACGGCGGCTACCCGCACCCGGACCACATCATGACCCACAAGATCACGATGGTGGCCTTCGACGCCGCGGGGGACCCCGAGCGCTATCCGGACGCGGGCGAACCCTGGCAGCCGCTGAAGCTCTACTACAACCAGGGCTTCAACCGCCCCCGCACCCTCGCCCTCCACGAGGCGATGCTGGAGCGCGGCCTGGAGTCGCCCTACGGCGAGTGGCTCAAGCGTTGGGAGGAGTTCCAGCGGCCCGACCGCACCTTGACGACGTACGTGCCCTGCGCCGACTTCTTCGAGGTCCGGGACAAGGCGCTGATCGCCCACGCCACCCAGATCGACCCCGACGGCGGCTGGTTCAAGGTGCCGATGGAGGTCCAGAAGGAGGTCTGGCCGACCGAGGAGTACGAGCTGGCCAAGTCCCTGGTGGAGACTTCCGTCCCCGAGGACGACCTCTTCGCGGGCATCCGCGACAATTGA
- a CDS encoding DUF4307 domain-containing protein produces MTDATEAPSPRGALPQGRYGRSGDARTNRRLTVVGSVLGVAFLAVIGWFGISYVGGTQVSGELIKFDIVSDREVVVHLEVRKDADVTGVCTVTTRAEDGGGVGRADFTFAQRESRIDEVVTVRTTRRATTAQLAGCTAADGN; encoded by the coding sequence ATGACCGATGCGACCGAGGCGCCCTCCCCGCGCGGCGCGCTGCCCCAGGGGCGGTACGGACGCTCCGGGGACGCCCGCACGAACCGACGCCTGACGGTGGTCGGGTCGGTGCTGGGCGTGGCGTTCCTGGCGGTGATCGGCTGGTTCGGGATCTCCTACGTCGGCGGGACGCAGGTCAGCGGCGAGCTGATCAAGTTCGACATCGTCTCGGACCGGGAGGTCGTCGTCCACCTGGAGGTCCGCAAGGACGCGGACGTCACGGGCGTGTGCACCGTGACCACCCGCGCGGAGGACGGCGGGGGGGTCGGCCGCGCCGACTTCACCTTCGCCCAGCGGGAGAGCCGGATCGACGAGGTCGTCACCGTGCGCACCACCCGCCGCGCCACCACCGCCCAGTTGGCCGGCTGTACGGCGGCGGACGGAAACTGA
- the greA gene encoding transcription elongation factor GreA: MTQTSDNVTWLTQEAYDQLKAELDYLSGPARVEIAKKIEAAREEGDLRENGGYHAAKEEQGKQELRVRQLTQLLENAKVGEAPADDGVVEPGMVVTVAFDGDEDDTLTFLLASREYASSDIETYSPQSPLGTGVNGKKVGDEAQYELPNGKMAMVRITAAKPYQG, encoded by the coding sequence GTGACCCAGACCAGCGACAACGTCACCTGGCTCACCCAGGAGGCGTACGACCAGCTCAAGGCCGAGCTGGACTACCTGTCGGGTCCTGCCCGCGTCGAGATCGCGAAGAAGATCGAGGCGGCCCGCGAAGAGGGCGACCTCCGTGAGAACGGCGGTTACCACGCGGCCAAGGAGGAGCAGGGCAAGCAGGAGCTGAGGGTACGCCAGCTCACCCAGCTGCTGGAGAACGCCAAGGTGGGCGAGGCTCCGGCGGACGACGGCGTGGTCGAGCCCGGCATGGTGGTCACCGTCGCCTTCGACGGCGACGAGGACGACACGCTCACGTTCCTCCTCGCCTCCCGTGAGTACGCGAGCTCGGACATCGAGACCTACTCCCCGCAGTCCCCCCTGGGCACCGGTGTGAACGGCAAGAAGGTCGGCGACGAGGCGCAGTACGAGCTGCCCAACGGCAAGATGGCGATGGTCCGGATCACGGCCGCCAAGCCGTACCAGGGCTGA
- a CDS encoding ABC transporter permease — MSTTTDLPPRAAAPRSGGGVRQSVTDSLVIAKRNLLRMLRIPEMIVFGLIQPIMFVVLFSYVFGGSISLPGAGLDPESYREFLMAGIFAQTVTFATAGAGAGIAEDMHKGLIDRFRSLPMARGAVLTGRTLADLVQTALTLVVLAVVALIVGWRAHEGVLRTLAGFGLLLLLGYAFTWIGALIGLSVRTPEAATSGGLIWLFPLTFVSIAFVPSQNMPSFLQHVAEWNPFSATVLATRELFGNLPANYPVPDAWPMRNPVLASLLWSVLIIVAFRTLAVRKYRSAA; from the coding sequence GTGAGCACCACCACCGACCTGCCGCCCCGCGCCGCGGCGCCCCGCTCGGGCGGCGGCGTCCGCCAGTCCGTGACGGACTCGCTGGTCATCGCCAAGCGCAACCTGCTGCGGATGCTCCGCATCCCGGAGATGATCGTCTTCGGCCTGATCCAGCCGATCATGTTCGTGGTGCTGTTCAGCTACGTCTTCGGCGGCTCGATCAGTCTCCCCGGCGCCGGGCTGGACCCGGAGTCCTACCGCGAGTTCCTGATGGCGGGCATCTTCGCCCAGACGGTCACCTTCGCCACGGCCGGCGCGGGCGCGGGCATCGCCGAGGACATGCACAAGGGGCTCATCGACCGCTTCCGCTCCCTGCCGATGGCGCGCGGCGCGGTGCTGACCGGACGCACCCTGGCCGACCTCGTCCAGACCGCGCTCACCCTGGTGGTGCTGGCGGTCGTGGCGCTGATCGTCGGCTGGCGGGCCCACGAGGGCGTCCTCAGGACACTGGCGGGCTTCGGGCTGCTGCTCCTGCTGGGGTACGCCTTCACCTGGATCGGCGCGCTGATCGGCCTGTCGGTGCGCACCCCGGAGGCGGCCACCTCCGGCGGTCTGATCTGGCTGTTCCCGCTGACCTTCGTCTCGATCGCCTTCGTGCCCTCCCAGAACATGCCGTCGTTCCTCCAGCACGTGGCCGAGTGGAATCCGTTCAGCGCGACCGTGCTGGCGACCCGCGAGCTCTTCGGGAACCTCCCGGCGAACTACCCGGTGCCCGACGCCTGGCCCATGCGGAACCCGGTCCTGGCCTCACTGCTGTGGTCCGTGCTGATCATCGTGGCCTTCCGGACGCTGGCGGTGCGCAAGTACCGCTCGGCGGCCTGA
- a CDS encoding ATP-binding cassette domain-containing protein: protein MPGAIHAEGLVKTFGDVRALDGVDLDVPEGTVLGLLGPNGAGKTTTVRVLTTLLRPDSGRAVVAGIDVLAQPHEVRRSIGLSGQFAAVDEYLTGRENLRMVGRLYQMSARDAKRRADELLERFDLTGAADRTARTYSGGMRRRLDLAAALVVSPPVMFMDEPTTGLDPRNRQALWEVIEDLVAGGTTLLLTTQYLEEADRLAHDIAVVDHGRVIARGTSDDLKARIGGERIEVVVHERDRIAEAEEVLRALGRGAVAVEGHTRKLTVPVVGGARLLAETIRELDSRGVELDDVGLRRPTLDDVFISLTGHAAEGGGPGENDGADGPDGAAPSDGRKEAAT, encoded by the coding sequence ATGCCAGGTGCCATCCACGCCGAGGGACTGGTCAAGACATTCGGTGACGTCAGGGCTCTGGACGGTGTCGACCTCGACGTCCCGGAGGGCACCGTGCTGGGCCTGCTGGGGCCGAACGGCGCCGGCAAGACCACCACCGTGCGCGTGTTGACCACCCTGCTGCGCCCCGACAGCGGTCGGGCGGTCGTGGCGGGGATCGACGTCCTCGCCCAGCCCCACGAGGTGCGCCGTTCCATCGGACTGTCGGGGCAGTTCGCGGCCGTCGACGAGTACCTGACCGGTCGTGAGAACCTCCGGATGGTCGGCCGCCTCTACCAGATGTCCGCGCGCGACGCGAAGCGGCGGGCGGACGAACTGCTGGAGCGGTTCGACCTCACCGGGGCGGCCGACCGGACGGCCAGGACGTACTCGGGCGGCATGCGCCGCCGACTCGACCTCGCCGCCGCGCTGGTCGTCAGCCCACCCGTGATGTTCATGGACGAGCCGACCACCGGCCTGGACCCCCGCAACCGCCAGGCGCTGTGGGAGGTCATCGAGGACCTGGTCGCCGGCGGCACCACGCTCCTGCTGACCACCCAGTACCTGGAGGAGGCCGACCGCCTCGCCCACGACATCGCCGTGGTCGACCACGGCCGGGTCATCGCCCGCGGCACCTCGGACGACCTCAAGGCCCGGATCGGTGGCGAACGCATCGAGGTCGTCGTGCACGAGCGCGACCGGATCGCCGAGGCGGAGGAGGTCCTGCGCGCCCTGGGCCGGGGCGCCGTCGCCGTCGAGGGGCACACCCGCAAACTGACCGTGCCCGTCGTCGGCGGAGCCAGGCTGCTCGCCGAGACCATCCGGGAGCTGGACTCCCGGGGCGTGGAGCTCGACGACGTCGGCCTGCGCCGCCCGACCCTGGACGACGTGTTCATCTCGCTGACCGGCCACGCCGCCGAGGGCGGCGGACCGGGCGAGAACGACGGAGCCGACGGACCCGACGGAGCCGCCCCGTCCGACGGCCGGAAGGAGGCCGCCACGTGA
- the ilvA gene encoding threonine ammonia-lyase, with protein sequence MVASTAGHNAPDTVPSLTLDDIRAAQKTLSGVARTTALEGSRHLSELVGSPVHLKCENLQRTGSFKVRGAYVRIAAMTPEERARGVVAASAGNHAQGVALAASLLGVRSTVFMPVGAPLPKMAATRDYGARVRLHGQVVDETLRAAQEYAAETGAVFIHPFDHPDIVAGQGTVGLEILEQCPEVRTVVVGIGGGGLAAGLSLAVKSLRPDVRVVGVQAEGAAAYPPSLAAGRPVALESVSTMADGIMVARPGDVPFKIVGELVDEVRTVSEDALSSALLLCLERAKLVVEPAGASPVAALLSAPGSFEGPVVAVLSGGNVDPLVLQRTLRHGMAAAGRYLSLRLRLTDRPGALAALLGELSVADANVLDVSHVRTDPRLGLTEVEVEVHLETKGPQHCAEVKASLVGNGYTVIG encoded by the coding sequence ATGGTCGCCAGTACTGCCGGGCACAACGCCCCCGACACCGTGCCCTCCCTCACCCTCGACGACATAAGAGCCGCCCAGAAGACGCTCTCCGGGGTGGCCCGGACGACCGCGTTGGAGGGCAGCCGCCACCTCAGCGAGCTGGTCGGCTCGCCGGTCCACCTCAAGTGCGAGAACCTCCAGCGCACCGGCTCGTTCAAGGTCCGCGGCGCGTACGTGCGGATCGCCGCGATGACGCCCGAGGAGCGGGCCCGCGGCGTGGTCGCGGCCAGTGCGGGCAACCACGCGCAGGGTGTCGCCCTGGCCGCCTCCCTCCTGGGGGTGCGGTCGACCGTCTTCATGCCGGTGGGCGCGCCGTTGCCGAAGATGGCCGCGACCCGCGACTACGGCGCCCGGGTGCGGCTGCACGGGCAGGTGGTGGACGAGACGCTGCGGGCGGCGCAGGAGTACGCGGCCGAGACGGGCGCGGTGTTCATCCACCCCTTCGACCATCCCGACATCGTCGCCGGCCAGGGCACGGTCGGGCTGGAGATCCTGGAGCAGTGCCCCGAGGTGCGCACCGTCGTCGTCGGTATCGGCGGTGGCGGCCTGGCGGCCGGCCTGTCGCTGGCGGTGAAGTCGCTGCGCCCGGACGTGCGGGTGGTCGGGGTGCAGGCCGAGGGCGCGGCCGCGTATCCGCCCTCGCTGGCCGCGGGCCGTCCGGTGGCGTTGGAGTCGGTCTCGACGATGGCGGACGGCATCATGGTCGCGCGTCCGGGCGACGTGCCGTTCAAAATCGTCGGCGAACTGGTGGACGAGGTCCGTACGGTGTCCGAGGACGCGCTCTCCAGCGCTCTCCTGCTCTGTCTGGAGCGGGCCAAGCTCGTCGTCGAGCCGGCCGGGGCCAGCCCGGTGGCGGCGCTGCTGTCGGCTCCGGGTTCCTTCGAGGGGCCGGTGGTGGCCGTGCTCTCCGGCGGCAACGTCGATCCCCTGGTGCTCCAGCGGACGCTGCGGCACGGCATGGCGGCCGCCGGTCGCTACCTGTCGCTGCGATTGCGGTTGACGGACCGCCCGGGGGCGTTGGCCGCGCTCCTGGGGGAGTTGTCGGTGGCGGACGCCAACGTTCTGGACGTGAGCCACGTACGGACCGATCCCCGGCTCGGGCTCACGGAGGTGGAGGTGGAGGTGCATCTGGAGACCAAGGGTCCGCAGCACTGCGCGGAGGTCAAGGCGTCGCTCGTCGGGAACGGCTACACCGTGATCGGCTGA
- a CDS encoding MarR family winged helix-turn-helix transcriptional regulator produces MPPTAGRPDPDQDRTSPAADLLDAMQHQVALFARRAEQTRLGGVGQARNSMDRAAYLLLNRLDQDGPTGVKALAAGMGIDSSTVTRQVAPLVESGLVKRTSHPDDGRAVVLRLSPRGASRLEQVRASRRELMALLTREWNEEERTAFCDLLTRFNQALSDFQASGS; encoded by the coding sequence ATGCCCCCCACAGCCGGCCGCCCGGACCCCGACCAGGACCGGACGAGCCCCGCGGCAGACCTCCTCGACGCCATGCAGCACCAGGTGGCCCTCTTCGCGCGCCGCGCGGAGCAGACCCGGCTCGGTGGTGTCGGACAGGCCCGCAACTCCATGGACCGCGCCGCGTATCTGCTGCTCAACCGGCTCGACCAGGACGGGCCGACGGGCGTCAAGGCGCTCGCGGCGGGCATGGGGATCGACTCCTCGACCGTGACCCGGCAGGTCGCGCCGCTGGTGGAGTCCGGCCTCGTCAAGCGCACCTCGCACCCCGACGACGGACGCGCCGTCGTCCTGAGGCTCTCCCCGCGCGGCGCCTCGCGCCTGGAGCAGGTGCGCGCCTCGCGACGCGAACTGATGGCGCTGCTGACCAGGGAGTGGAACGAGGAGGAGCGGACGGCCTTCTGCGACCTGCTCACCCGCTTCAACCAGGCGCTCTCCGACTTCCAGGCGTCCGGTTCCTGA